The following proteins are co-located in the Eublepharis macularius isolate TG4126 chromosome 5, MPM_Emac_v1.0, whole genome shotgun sequence genome:
- the SLC25A42 gene encoding mitochondrial coenzyme A transporter SLC25A42, with amino-acid sequence MGNGRVAEVGLTRNEAEPSLHGHALPEDKRNVLNSLMSGALAGAVAKTAVAPLDRTKIMFQVSSTRFSAKEAYRLIYRTYLNEGFFSLWRGNSATMVRVIPYAAIQFCAHEEYKQLLGSYFGFQGKALTPLPRFLAGSLAGTTAATLTYPLDLVRARMAVTPKEMYSNIIHVFIRISREEGLKTLYRGFAPTILGVIPYAGLSFFTYETLKKLHADRSGRSQPYPVERLVFGACAGLIGQSASYPLDVVRRRMQTAGVMGHSYGSILSTMGEIIREEGLIRGLYKGLSMNWVKGPVAVGISFTTFDLTQILLRRWQGSSVDVER; translated from the exons ATGGGTAATGGACGGGTGGCGGAAGTGGGTTTAACACGGAATGAGGCCGAGCCCAGCCTCCATGGACATGCTTTGCCGGAG GACAAGAGGAACGTGCTCAACTCACTGATGTCTGGAGCGCTTGCCGGTGCTGTGGCCAAAACGGCTGTGGCTCCATTGGACAGGACGAAAATCATGTTCCAAG TGTCGTCAACTAGGTTTTCTGCCAAG GAGGCTTACCGGCTGATCTATCGTACCTACCTCAATGAAGGCTTCTTCAGCCTGTGGCGCGGGAACTCTGCCACCATGGTCCGGGTGATACCCTACGCTGCCATCCAGTTCTGTGCGCACGAGGAGTACAAGCAACTCCTGGGCAGCTACTTTGGCTTCCAGGGAAA GGCCTTGACGCCACTGCCCAGGTTCCTTGCCGGCTCCCTTGCAGGAACGACGGCGGCCACGTTGACATACCCTCTGGACTTGGTCCGTGCGCGGATGGCCGTGACGCCCAAGGAGAT GTACAGCAACATCATCCACGTCTTCATCCGGATATCTCGAGAGGAAGGGCTGAAGACGCTGTACAGGGGCTTTGCGCCCACAATCTTAGGGGTCATCCCATACGCTGGGTTGAGCTTCTTCACATATGAGACGTTAAAGAAGTTGCATGCGG ATCGCAGTGGGAGATCACAGCCGTATCCTGTGGAGCGGCTCGTTTTCGGGGCCTGCGCCGGTCTGATCGGACAGTCGGCCTCCTACCCACTCGATGTCGTGCGCCGGCGAATGCAAACAGCGGGGGTGATGGGGCACTCCTATGGGTCCATCCTTAGCACCATGGGAGAGATCATCCGGGAGGAGGGACTTATCCGTGGCTTGTACAAAGGCCTCAGCATGAACTGGGTGAAGGGACCCGTTGCCGTGGGGATCAGTTTCACGACCTTTGACCTGACCCAGATCCTGCTCCGCAGGTGGCAGGGCAGCAGTGTGGACGTGGAGAGGTAG